In the genome of Raphanus sativus cultivar WK10039 chromosome 4, ASM80110v3, whole genome shotgun sequence, one region contains:
- the LOC108855454 gene encoding importin beta-like SAD2, which yields MDLPSLALILRAAALSPDPDERKASEQQLNQLQHTPQHLVRLLQIVVDGNCDMGVRQIASIQFKNFIAKNWSPDSGEQPRILQSDKELVRDNILVYVTQVPTLLRSQLGECLKTIIYADYPEQWPRLLDWVKYNLQNQQIYGALFVLRILSRKYEFKSDEERTPVSRIVEETFPVLLTIFNGLIQIENPSLEIAELMKLICKIFWSSIYLELPKQLADLNVFNAWMLLFLSVSERPVPAEGQPMDPELRKSWGWWKVKKWTVHILNRLYSRFGDPKLQTLENKPFAQMFQKTYAGRILEGHLNFLSIIRVGGYIPDRVTNLLLQYLSNSISKNSMYSLLLPRLDVLLFEIVFPLMCFNESDQKLWEEDPHEYVRKGYNIIEDLYSPRTASMDFVNELVQKRGKENLPKFVQFVVGIFRSYDEAPAEHKPYRQKDGAMLAVGALCDKLRKTDPYKSELERMLVQHIFPEFSSPAGHLRAKAAWVAGQYAHINFSDQNNFRKALHSVVTGMRDPDLPVRVDSVFALRSFVEACKDLNEIRPILPQLLDEFFKLMNEIENEDLVFTLETIVDKFGEEMAPFAFGLCQNLAAAFWRCLNTSEASDDSDDMGALAAVGCLRAISTILESVSSLPQLFVEIEPTILPIMQKMLTSDGHDVFEEVLEIASYMTFYSPNISLDMWSLWPLLVEALVDWAIDFFPNILVPMDNFISRGTAHFLTCKEPDYQQSLFNVLSTLMTDRNIEDSDVESAPKLIEVVFQNCKGQVDQWVEPYLRLTVDLLQRAETSYLKSLLVQVVANMLYYNPGLTLGVLQNTGLGSTVFDLWFQMLQQKKRSGLPANFKREHDKKVCCLGLTSLLALPGGHQFTDEALQRVFRATLDLLVAYKNQIAEAAKEADVDYEDVINGLDSDDEDDDGEMGMDDTEDGDEAENMRLKKLAALAKSYGYDDEDDDEDDDDSDDDGSDDDDEFQSPIDEVDAFVFFVDAIRVIQATDAQRFQNLSQSLDFTYQAIANGIAQHAEVRRVEIEKEKQKKAAEAAPGTPVPAI from the exons ATGGATCTGCCTAGCCTCGCTTTGATCCTCCGAGCCGCCGCTCTAAGCCCCGATCCCGATGAACGCAAAGCTTCCGAGCAGCAACTCAATCAG TTGCAGCACACGCCGCAGCATTTGGTGAGGCTATTGCAGATTGTCGTGGATGGAAACTGTGACATGGGGGTGCGTCAGATTGCTAGTATTCAATTCAAGAACTTCATTGCTAAGAACTGGTCACCTGATTCTG GAGAGCAGCCGAGGATATTGCAAAGCGACAAAGAGTTGGTGAGGGACAACATCCTCGTCTACGTCACCCAAGTTCCAACCTTACTCAG ATCACAACTTGGAGAGTGCCTCAAGACAATTATTTATGCTGACTACCCAGAACAATGGCCGCGTCTTCTGGATTGGGTGAAGTACAACTTGCAAAATCAACAAATCTATGGAGCTTTGTTTGTGTTGCGGATACTCTCTAGAAAATATGA GTTCAAGTCAGACGAGGAGAGGACACCAGTTTCCCGCATCGTTGAGGAGACATTTCCTGTACTTCTGACTATTTTTAATGGGCTTATTCAGATAGAAAATCCCTCACTGGAGATAGCAGAACTTATGAAGCTGATatgcaaaatattttggtcTTCCATATAT CTGGAGCTCCCAAAGCAATTAGCTGATCTAAACGTATTCAATGCATGGATGCTTCTGTTTTTAAGTGTTTCGGAACGTCCTGTTCCAGCTGAAGGCCAGCCGATGGACCCGGAACTTAGAAAATCTTGGGGCTGGTGGAAGGTCAAGAAGTGGACAGTGCACATCTTAAATAGGCTCTATAGTAG ATTTGGAGACCCAAAACTTCAGACTCTAGAAAACAAACCTTTCGCCCAGATGTTTCAAAAGACTTATGCAGGCAGAATTTTGGAAGGGCACCTAAATTTTCTGAGTATCATTCGTGTTGGAGGGTATATCCCTGACAGAGTTACCAATCTTCTCCTTCAGTACTTAAGTAACAG CATTTCGAAGAACAGCATGTACAGCTTACTGCTGCCACGGCTGGATGTTCTGCTTTTCGAGATTGTTTTCCCTCTAATGTGTTTTAATGAATCTGATCAAAAACTTTGGGAGGAAGACCCACATGAATATGTGCGGAAAGGTTACA ATATCATTGAAGACTTGTACAGTCCGCGAACAGCGTCTATGGATTTTGTAAATGAATTGGTTCAAAAACGTGGGAAAGAGAACCTCCCAAAGTTTGTTCAGTTTGTTGTAGGGATCTTCAGGAG TTATGACGAAGCTCCTGCGGAACACAAGCCCTACCGTCAAAAAGATGGTGCTATGCTTGCTGTTGGAGCTCTTTGCGATAAACTGAGAAAAACGGATCCCTATAAATCTGAACTAGAGCGTATGTTGGTGCAACATATTTTTCCTGAATTCAGTAGTCCAGCTGGACATCTTAGAGCAAAG GCCGCATGGGTAGCCGGACAATATGCCCATATCAACTTCTCAGACCAGAACAACTTTCGTAAAGCATTGCACAGTGTTGTTACGGGAATGCGCGATCCTGATCTCCCAGTCCGTGTTGATTCAGTTTTTGCATTACGTTCATTTGTTGAGGCGTGCAAAG ATTTGAATGAGATACGTCCAATCCTCCCTCAGTTACTTGATG AATTTTTCAAACTCATGAATGAGATAGAGAATGAAGACCTTGTTTTTACGTTGGAGACCATTGTCGATAAGTTCGGTGAGGAGATGGCTCCTTTTGCTTTTGGATTATGCCAAAATCTG GCGGCTGCATTTTGGAGGTGCTTAAACACGTCAGAAGCCAGTGATGATTCGGATGACATGGGAGCTTTAGCTGCTGTTGGTTGTTTGCGTGCCATAAGTACAATCCTTGAATCTGTCAGCAGTCTTCCTCAGCTGTTTGTGGAGATTGAACCAACTATACTTCCAATAATGCAGAAAATGTTGACCTCTGATGGCCACG ATGTATTTGAAGAAGTTCTGGAGATTGCATCATACATGACCTTTTATTCACCTAACATATCCTTGGACATGTGGAGTCTCTGGCCATTATTGGTGGAAGCATTGGTCGACTGGGCAATTGATTTCTTTCCAA atattttggttccGATGGACAACTTTATATCAAGGGGAACTGCTCATTTCCTCACTTGCAAGGAGCCCGACTACCAGCAAAGTCTCTTTAATGTTCTTTCAACT CTTATGACCGACAGAAACATAGAAGACAGTGATGTTGAATCTGCTCCAAAGCTTATCGAAGTCGTTTTCCAGAATTGCAAAGGACAGGTGGATCAGTGGGTTGAACCATATCTGCGACTCACAGTTGATCTGTTACAACGAGCGGAGACTTCATACTTAAAGTCTCTTCTTGTACAAGTG GTAGCAAATATGCTTTACTACAATCCAGGTTTAACACTTGGTGTATTGCAAAACACGGGGCTTGGTTCAACAGTGTTTGACCTTTGGTTCCAGATGTtgcaacaaaagaaaaggaGTGGCCTGCCAGCAAATTTCAAAAG GGAACACGATAAAAAGGTTTGCTGCTTGGGTTTGACTTCGTTACTTGCACTCCCGGGTGGTCATCAATTCACCGACGAAGCTCTGCAGCGTGTTTTCAGGGCAACACTTGATCTTCTTGTTGCTTATAAGAATCAGATAGCTG AGGCAGCAAAGGAGGCAGACGTAGATTATGAGGATGTGATAAATGGACTCGATAGTGATGACGAGGATGATGATGGGGAGATGGGGATGGATGATACCGAGGATGGAGATGAAGCAGAAAACATGAGACTAAAGAAGTTAGCTGCACTG GCAAAGTCCTACGGATacgatgatgaagatgatgatgaagatgacgaTGATTCTGATGATGATGGTAGCGATGATGACGATGAGTTCCAGTCACCCATCGATGAAGTGGACGCCTTTGTATTCTTTGTAGATGCAATTAGAG TTATACAGGCAACAGATGCGCAGAGGTTTCAGAACCTTAGCCAGTCACTGGACTTCACTTATCAGGCGATCGCAAACGGAATAGCACAGCACGCAGAGGTGAGAAGAGTGGAGATCgagaaggagaagcaaaagaAGGCGGCAGAAGCTGCTCCTGGCACTCCTGTTCCTGCTATATGA